The Solicola gregarius DNA window ACCCCACGCGGATCGACGCCGACGATGTCGAAGCGCTGTCGGACGGCCTTGCCGAACAGGTGTCCGGCGTCGAGTGCGAAGTCGGCGGCGCTCCCGCCCGGGCCACCCGGGTTGACGAAGAGGGTGCCGATGCGCCGCTTGGGCTTGTTTGCGGGGTCCCGCGTGAGCCGAAGACGGGTCTTTGCACCCTTGGGCTTGTCGTAGTCGAGCGGTACGCGCACCTGCGCGCAGTCGTACTTCGCGGCGCCCTTGCAGGCTCGCCAGTTGATATCCGGAACGGGCGCCTCGACTTGCGCCGGCTCGGCGGCGGTCGGCCCGCGGTCGGCATCGGCAGGTGCGCCGAGCAGCGAGGCGGCAAGACTGATGGCGCCGACCGCAGCGGCCGTACGTACGACAGCGAGTCGCATCCGATCCCCCTTCGACGGTGACTGCACCCTACTGCCGTTGGAGGTCGTACGCTGCGAGGGTGAGCAACCTCGAACGAGACCCGGCGGAGTCACTGTGCGTCGCCGACTCGAGCACGGGGCCGACGCTCGACGTGCTGCCCGGGCGACTCGTGCCGCTGAGCCCGAGACGACCGCTGGAGCAGGGCTCTGACGGTTCGGACCACGCTCGGGACGAGACGATCGTCAATCGGATGCTGCCGCAGCGGCACCGCCGGATGGTGGGTGCGTGGTGCTTCGTCGACCACTACGGACCCGACGACATCTCGACGACGCGGGGCATGCAGGTGCCGCCTCATCCGCACTCCGGGCTGCAGACCGTGAGCTGGCTGTACGAGGGCGCGGTGCATCACCAGGACAGCCGCGGCAGCGATCAGCTCATCTCGCCCGGCGAGCTGGGCCTGATGACTTCCGGCCGAGCGATCTCCCACTCGGAGGCGTCACCGCAGGACCGGCCGCGGTTGCTGCACGGTATGCAGCTGTGGGTCGCCCTCCCCGACGGGAGTCGCTCCGGCGAGCCCGGCTGGGAGCACCACCGAGACCTGCCCGCGGGTGAGATCGGCGACGCCCGGGTACGCGTACTGCTCGGCTCACTCGCAGACATCGAGTCGCAGGCACGTACGTACACACCGATCGTCGGTGCAGAGGTGCGCCTCGACGGCGAGACGTCCCTGCCGTTGCGCGACGAGTTCGAGTACGCCGTGGTCGTCGCAAGCGGCGCCGTGGAGATCGACGGCACGCGCGTAGCACCGGGCTCGCTCGCGTACCTCGGCCTCGGTCGCACCGAGCTCACCGCTTCGGGCAGTGCCGTGTTCCTCCTCCTCGGCGGCGAGCCGTTCGACGAGGAGCTGGTGATGTGGTGGAACTTCATCGGCCGCAGTCACGCGGAGATCGAGTCCATGCGCAAGTCGTGGATGGAGACCTCCGACTACGGCGTCGTCGACTCGTTCGGCGGGGAACGGATGCCCGCGCCGCCGCTCCCTCAGGTCTCGTTGCGCCCGCGCGGCCGGCAGGGCTAAGCCCCCGTGGGCCGCACGTTTCGGCCTTGCGAAATCGTTTTGGGTAGGGCACAAACGTGCGGCTCAGTGGGCGGACGTAGATTGCCTGGATGAGCACCCGTGCGTACCGCACCGAGAACACGAATGGCATCACCAACGGCGGCGTGTCTTTCTGGTACGACCAGATCGGCATCCCCGAGCGCGCGCCCGCGCTGGCCGGCGACACCACCGCCGATGTCTGCATCGTCGGCGCGGGGCTGACCGGCCTGTGGACCGCGTACTACCTTGCCAAACAACGGCCCGATCTGCGCATCGTGCTGCTGGAGAAGGAGTTCGCGGGCTACGGCGCGTCGGGCCGCAACGGCGGCTGGCTGTCGGCGGAGGTCGCCGGCAACCTCGAAGCGGTACGCGAAGACGGGCGGCCGCGAAGGAGTCACCCGCCTCGTACGCGAGATGGAGTCGGCCGTCGACGAGGTGATCGGCGTCTGCGCCGCGGAGGGTGTCGACGCCGACATCGTCAAGGACGGTGTGCTCCACGTCGCCCGATCGGAGCCGCAGCTCGCCCGGCTGGAGGCGACACTCGCCGCGAATGCGGAGTGGGGCATCGACGAGACCCACGAGCGGCGGCTGTCGCGTGCCGAGGTACGCGACCGGGTGCGCGTCGAGGGCGCCCTCGGCGCGATCTACAGCCCGCACTGCGCACGAGTACAGCCGGCGAAGCTCGTCCAGGGCGTCGCCGCGGCAGTGCGTCGGCTCGGGGTCACGATCTACGAGGGCACCGAAGTCACGGCGATCGAGGCCGGTCGCGCGGTGACGGGGCGCGGCGTCGTGCGCGCCGAGTACGTGCTGCGCTGCCTCGAGGGGTACACCGCGAGCGTCTCCGGTCGGCGCCGCGAATGGCTGCCGATGAACTCCTCGATGATCGCAACGGAGCCGCTGCCCGCCCAGGTGTGGGACGAGATCGGCTGGTCGGGTGCCGAGCTCGTCGGCGACAATGCGAATGCGTACAGCTACGCGCAGCGCACGGCCGACGGCCGGATCGCCATCGGCGGCCGGGGCCGGCCCTACCGCTTCGGCTCGCGTACCGACACCGACGGCGTGACCCAGGCGTGGACCATCGAGTCGCTGCGGGCGATCCTGCACAGTCAGTTCCCCGCGACGTACGGCCTGCCGGTCGCGCACGCGTGGTGCGGCGTGCTCGGCGTGCCGCGCGACTGGTGCGCGAGCGTGACCCTCGACCGCTCGTCGGGGCTCGGCTGGGCAGGCGGGTACGTCGGCAGCGGGCTCACCACGACGAACCTCGCCGGGCGCACCCTCGCGGACCTCGTGCTCGGCCACGACTCCGACCTCGTTTCGCTGCCGTGGACCGATCGTCACGTTCGGCCATGGGAGCCAGAACCCCTGCGCTGGCTGGGAGTTCAGTCGATGTACACGCTGTACAGAGAGGCCGACCGGCGGGAGGCCGCGGGGCTTCGGAGGCCGAGCCGAATCAGCCGGTTCGCGAACCTACTGACCGGTCGCTGAACCCCTCGCGAGGCGCCGTTGCCGAAAAGTTATGGTGGCCGCATGATGAGCGAACTCGGTCGCAATGGCGCGACCCCTCGGCGGGTGGCTGTCGTCGGCGGCGGCATGGTCGGACTCTCCACAGCGTGGTTCCTGCAGGACCGTGGCGTCGAGGTCACGGTGTACGAGCGCGACCACGTCGCGGCGGGCTCCTCCTGGGGCAACGCGGGCTGGCTGACACCGGCGCTGACCGTTCCCCTGCCCGAGCCCTCGGTACTCACGTACGGCGTGAAGGCCGTCCTCAGCCCGAGCTCGCCGGTGTACGTACCGGTGAGCGCTGACCCCGGCCTGCTGCGGTTCCTGAGCGGCTTCACCCGGGCCAGCACGGCACGCCGTTGGCGGCGCAGCCTGCGCGCGTACGCACCGGTGAGCCGGCGCGCGCTCGAGTCGTTCGACCTGCTCGCCAAGGCCGGCGTCGACTCCCCGACGCGCGAGACGGAGGCGTTCCTCGCCTGCTTCACCGACGCGAAGGCACGCGAGCACCTGGTCCACGAGCTGGACGAGGTACGGGCCTCGGGGCAGGACGTCGCGTACGACCTGCTCAACGGTGACGAGGCGCGCCGGATCACTCCCGCGCTGTCCGAGCGGGTCGGTGCCGCGGTACGCCTGCGCGGCCAGCGATTCATCAACCCGCCGGAGTACGTCGCGGCCCTTGCCGCTTCGGTACGCGAGCGTGGCGGCACGATTCTCGAGGGAACCGGCGTCGACGAGATCCGCGACGACCGCGACGGTGTCGTCCTCGACCTCGGCGGCGGCCGTACCGAGCGGCACGATGCCGTCGTCGCGGCGACGGGCACCTGGCTCGGCAAGCTGGCCCGCCCGTTCGGCGTCCGCAAGGTCGTACAGGCCGGCCGTGGCTACAGCTTCACGGTCCCGGCGGACGTACTTCCGGAGAATCCCGTCTACCTGCCCGACCAGCGGGTGGCGTGCACGCCGCTCGGCGACCGGCTGCGGGTCGCGGGGATGATGGAGTTCCGTCGCCCGGACGTCCCGATCGACCCCCGCCGGATCGAGGCGATCGTCGAGGCGGCTCGCCCGATGTTCGGCCCCGGTGTCGACTTCGACGACCGTCGCAGCGAGTGGGTCGGTTCGCGTCCGTGCACCGCCGACGGTCTGCCGCTGATCGGCCCGACGCGATCGCCGCGGGTGTACGCGGCGGGCGGACACGGCATGTGGGGCATCGTGCTCGGCCCGTTGACGGGCCAGCTGATCGCCGAGGCGATCACGAGCGGTCGTACGCCCGCCGAACTGACCCCCTTCGACCCGCTGCGCTGAGTCGACACCGCTCGGCGGCAGGACTCAATCCGGCAACAGGTCGAGCTCGCGCATCCTGATCGTCGCCGTGAGACGGTCGTGTACGTCCAACTTGGCGTACGCATGCTCGAGATGCTTGCGTACCGTCGCGGCCGAGATCTCAAGCCGGCGTGCGATCTGCTGGGCGCTCATGCCGCCGGCGAGCAGCGTGAGCACGTCGCGTTCGCGCGCCGTGAGCGCCACCGGCGGCGCCGAGACGACCGGCCGCAGATGCGCGCTGATCAACTCCAACGCCGCCGCGAGATACTGCTGGCACGCACCGCATTCGCGAAGCTCGGGAGTCGCTGCGAGCCGCTCGACGATGTCGGGCAGCAGGTCGGAGATGCTCGACACGAGCGCCGGCTCGGCAATTGCCCCCAGAGCGGCGGTGCTCGACTCTCCCGCTGTAGCAGTCATCTTCGCCCTCCCCGCTACGCCAAAGAGCGTATAGCGATGACGAGCGGCGCTGCGTACCTTTCCGATAAATGCCGCGTAACTTGACCCGTTTAGTGACGGAACGCGCATCAACGCTTACCCATTGGAGTCTCGATGAACACCAGAACCCTTAGTACGCGGGTGATCCCCAGTGCGCTGGGCGTGCTCGCCCTCGCTGGGTCGACAGTGGCGGCCGCCGATGCCGACCAGAGCCCGCCGGATCAAGCCAAGATGGCCAAACACAAGGTCATCGCCGACGAGCTCGACAACCCTCGGCAGCTCTCGCTGACTCCTGGTGGAAAGCTCCTGGTCGCTCAGGCTGGGCACGGGTCGTACGACCCGGCGAACTGCATCGGCGAGGGCGAGGAAGCTCAATGCGTCGGCGCCACCGGCAAGATCACCGTGATCGACTCGGGCGACCGATGGAACCCGATTGCGCATCTGCTGTCGGCGGCCGGTCCGGACGGTACGTTCGCGGTCGGCAGCGACGGCGCAAGCAAGCGCCGAGGGGGTCCGTACTACGCGATCATCACGTACGCGCCGCCCGACCTGATGCCCGAAGGAGTGCCGGGCGAGCAGGCCGGGAAGCTCATCGCCAAGAAGCCCGGCGGCAAGGCCCATGTGGTTGCCGACATCTCGAAGTACGAGGAGAACCACGATCCCGACGGCGAAGGTGTCGAGTCCAACCCGTACTCGGTTCTTGCGCAGAAGAAGCGGGTCCTCGTCGCCGATGCGGCCGGAGACACCGTCTATCAGGTTCGGAAGGGCAAGGTCCGGGTCTTTCACAAGATGAAGGAGTACGGCAAGAAGGTCGACGCAGTGCCGACGTCGCTCGCGACGGACGCACGCACGGGCAACATCCTCGTCGGCGAGCTGCACTCGGAGATGCCGGGCAAGGCCAAGGTGTGGTCACTGAAGCAGAACGGCAAGGTCGCGCGTACGTGGAAGGGCTTCACGACCGTCACCGGCGTGGCGCGTGCGAAGAACGGCACGCTTTACGTGAGCGAGCTGTTCGGCGGCACGTGCGGGTTCGAGGACATCCCGACGTGCTTCCCGGGTCGGGTCGTGCGGGTGCTCCCGAACGGCAAGCGCAAGGCGTACGCAGTCCCGTTCCCCGCGGGCGTCGTCGTGAAGCACGGCAAGCCGTACGTCGCGGCGTTCTCGATCGCCCCGTCGACGGGTGCGATGGGCAATCCCAACTGGAACGGCCAGATCTGGCGCCTCAACCAACGGTGAGGAGAGAGTTCTGGCCCCGCGGCGAGAGAATCCCGGCACTCGTCGCGGGCCAGAATCCTCTCGTCACAGGGCCAGAATCCTCTCGTCAGCGTTACTGGGCGAAGGTCTCGCGCTTCTCGGCCTTCTCGAGCAGCAGGGTCGGCGGGGCGAAGCGCTCGCCGTACGCCTTCTCGAACTCGACGGCCCGCTCGACGAATCCGGCCGCGCCGCCGACGTACCCGTCGATGTACTGCAGCGCGCCGCCGTAGTTGGGCGGGAAGCCGATGCCCATGATCGAGCCGATGTTGGCGTCCGCGACCGTACGCAGCACGCCCTCCTCGAGGCAGCGCACCGTCTCGATGGCCATGATGAACGTCATCCGCTCCTGGATATCGGCCAACGACATCTCGACGTCGTCGCGTACGAAGCTGTCCCACAGACCCGGCCAGAGGTACTTCTTGCCCTCCGCCGGGTACTCGTAGAACCCCGCACCCGCGGCCTTGCCCTTACGGTCGAACTCGCCGACCAGGGTGTCGATCACCTTCATCGCCGGGTGATCGCCGAACGCGAAGCCCTCGGCCTCCGCGGCCGCCTTGGCCTCGCCGTTGATCTTCTGGGTCAACGTCAGCGCGACCTCGTCGATCATCGCCAGCGGCGGCGCAGGGAATCCCTTGAGGGTCGCGGCCCGCTCGATGGTGACCGGGTTGACACCCTCGCCGAGCATCGCCGCACCCTCCATCACGAGGGTTCCGAAGACGCGTGAGGTGAAGAAGCCGCGCGAGTCGTTGACCACGATCGGCGTCTTCTTGATCTGCTTGGCGAAGTCGATAGCGCGCGCGATCGCCTCGTCGCCCGTACGTTCGCCGGCGATGATCTCGACGAGCGGCATCTTGTCGACCGGCGAGAAGAAGTGGATCCCGATGAAGTCGTCGGGACGCTTCACCCCGGTCGCGAGCTCGGTGATCGGCAGGGTCGAGGTGTTCGATCCCAGCAATGCGTCCGGCTTGACGATCGGCTCGAGCTCGGCGAACACCTGATGCTTCAGGTCGACCGACTCGAAGACCGCCTCGACAACGAAGTCACAGCCCTCGAGGTCGGCGTAGTCGGCCGTCGGCGTGATCCTGGCCAGGATCTCGTCGCGCTTCTCCTGCGTCATGCGGCCCTTCTCGACCTGCTTGTCGAGGAGCTTCGTCGAGTACGCCTTGCCCTTCTCGGCCGCTTCGACGCTGACGTCCTTGAGCATGACGTCGATGCCGACCTTCGCCGAAACGTAGGCGATGCCCGCGCCCATCATGCCGGCGCCGAGGACGGCGAGCTTGGTCGCCTTCGTCTGCTCGATGCCCTCGGGGCGTGAGCCGCCGGCGTTGATCGCCTGCAGGTCGAAGAAGAATGCCTGCGTCATGTTCTTGAACGTCTGCTTGGTGATCAGGTCGACGAGGTAGCGCGACTCGATGCGAGTCGCGGTGTCGAAGTCGACCTGGGCGCCTTCGACCGCCGCGCTCATGATGTTGCGCGGAGCGGTGTACGGCGCACCCTTCGTCTGCTTGCGCAGCGTCGACGGGAATGCCGGCAGGAACTGCGCGAGCTTCGGCGACGACGGCGTACCGCCCGGCAGCTTGTACCCCTCGCGATCCCACGGCTGGGTCGCGGCGTCTGCGTTGTCGGTGTTGGCGTCGATCCAGGCACGAGCCGCGGGTACGAGAGCGTCCGCGTCGTCGACCAGCTCGTCGACCAACCCGGCCTTGAGCGCGCGTTCGGGCTTCATCTGCGGCCCTTGGAGCAGCACATTCATCAGCGCTTCCTGCAGGCCGAACATCCGCACCGTACGGGTGACTCCGCCGCCGCCCGGGAGCAGCCCGAGGGTCACCTCGGGCAGGCCGAACAGCGACTTGCCGTCGTTGACGGCGATCCGGCGATGGCAGGCGAGCGCGATCTCGAGGCCGCCGCCGAGCGCGGTGCCGTTGAGTGCCGCGACGACCGGCTTGCCGATCGTCTCGATCGTGCGCAGTTGCCGCTTGACCGTCTCGACCTCCTCGAAGACGGACTGCGCGTTGTCCGGCGTCGCCTGGATCATCGTGTGCAGGTCGCCGCCGGCGAAGAACGTCTTCTTCGCGCTGGTGATCACAACGCCCTTGATGCGCTCGCGATCGGAGCTCAACTGGTCGACGGCGCGCCCCATCGAGGCGACGTACGCGGCGTTCATCGTGTTGGCGCGCTGTGCCGGATCGTCGAGCGTGAGCGTGGCGATGCCGTCGGCGTCGAGCTCGTAGCGGACCGCTTCGGCCGTAGTGGTGGTCTCAGTCATGTGTGAAGTCCTCTGCTCGTTAGAGACGCTCGATGACGGTGGCGACTCCCATGCCACCGCCGACGCACAGGGTGGCCAGGCCGTATCTCTGGTCGCGGCGCTCGAGCTCGTCGATCAGCGTGCCGAGGATCATCGCGCCGGTCGCGCCGAGCGGATGACCCATCGCGATCGCGCCCCCGTTGACGTTCACGATGTCGTGCGGCACCGAGAGGTCCTGCATGAAGCGCATGACGACGCCGGCGAACGCCTCGTTCATCTCGATCAGGTCGATGTCGCCGACCTCGAGGCCGGCCTTGGCGAGTGCCTTGCGGCTCGCCGGCGCCGGACCGGTCAGCATGATCGTCGGCTCCGAACCGCTCACGGCGGTGGAGAGGACGCGCGCACGCGGCGTGAGGCCGTTGCGCTTGCCGGCGTCCTCGCTGCCGACCGCGACGATCGCCGCACCGTCGACGATGCCCGAGGAGTTGCCGGCGTGATGGACGTGGTTGATCCGCTCGACCTCGGTGTACTTCTCCAGCGCGACGGAGTCGAACCCGGCGAAGTCACCCAACGCCTCGAACGACGGCTTGAGGCCGGCGAGGCTCTCGACGGTCGTGCCCGCGCGTACGAACTCGTCGTGGTCGAGGATGGTGAGGCCGTTGCGATCCTTCACCGGAATGACCGACTTGGCGAAGTAGCCGTTGGCGATCGCCTTCGCCGCCCGCGCCTGCGACTCGGCTGCATACGTGTCGACGTCGGTACGCGACCAGCCGCCGATCGTTGCGATCAGGTCGGCACCGATGCCCTGCGGGACGAAGTCGGTGGTGAACGCCGTCTCGGGGTCCATCGCCCACGCGCCGCCGTCGGAGGCCATCGGCACGCGGCTCATCGACTCCACGCCGCCGGCGAGGATCAGGTCTTCCCAGCCGGAGCGGATGCGCTGCGACGCCTGGTTCACCGCCTCCAGGCCGGACGCACAGAAGCGGCTGAGCTGGACGCCGGCAACGGTGTAGGGGAGACCGGCCGCGAGCGCGGCGGTCTTGGCGATATCGCTGCCCTGGTCACCGATCGGGGTGACGCAGCCGAGCACGAGGTCCTCGATCTGCTCGGCATCGAGCTGCGGGTTGCGGGCCTGGATCTCGTGCAGCAGGCCGGTGACCAGGCTGATCGGCTTCACTTCGTGCAGCGACCCGGTCTTCTTGCCGCGACCCCGCGGAGTGCGGATCGCGTCGTAGATATACGCCTCGGTCATGACCAGCCCTTCGGTTTCGGCGATGTCTCGGGCGCGTACGCCCGGGCACAGTCAAAGTTACTGCCCAGTAGCGCACG harbors:
- a CDS encoding response regulator transcription factor codes for the protein MTATAGESSTAALGAIAEPALVSSISDLLPDIVERLAATPELRECGACQQYLAAALELISAHLRPVVSAPPVALTARERDVLTLLAGGMSAQQIARRLEISAATVRKHLEHAYAKLDVHDRLTATIRMRELDLLPD
- a CDS encoding NAD(P)/FAD-dependent oxidoreductase → MPNNGPICASCCWRRSSRATARRAATAAGCRRRSPATSKRYAKTGGREGVTRLVREMESAVDEVIGVCAAEGVDADIVKDGVLHVARSEPQLARLEATLAANAEWGIDETHERRLSRAEVRDRVRVEGALGAIYSPHCARVQPAKLVQGVAAAVRRLGVTIYEGTEVTAIEAGRAVTGRGVVRAEYVLRCLEGYTASVSGRRREWLPMNSSMIATEPLPAQVWDEIGWSGAELVGDNANAYSYAQRTADGRIAIGGRGRPYRFGSRTDTDGVTQAWTIESLRAILHSQFPATYGLPVAHAWCGVLGVPRDWCASVTLDRSSGLGWAGGYVGSGLTTTNLAGRTLADLVLGHDSDLVSLPWTDRHVRPWEPEPLRWLGVQSMYTLYREADRREAAGLRRPSRISRFANLLTGR
- a CDS encoding acetyl-CoA C-acetyltransferase, with the translated sequence MTEAYIYDAIRTPRGRGKKTGSLHEVKPISLVTGLLHEIQARNPQLDAEQIEDLVLGCVTPIGDQGSDIAKTAALAAGLPYTVAGVQLSRFCASGLEAVNQASQRIRSGWEDLILAGGVESMSRVPMASDGGAWAMDPETAFTTDFVPQGIGADLIATIGGWSRTDVDTYAAESQARAAKAIANGYFAKSVIPVKDRNGLTILDHDEFVRAGTTVESLAGLKPSFEALGDFAGFDSVALEKYTEVERINHVHHAGNSSGIVDGAAIVAVGSEDAGKRNGLTPRARVLSTAVSGSEPTIMLTGPAPASRKALAKAGLEVGDIDLIEMNEAFAGVVMRFMQDLSVPHDIVNVNGGAIAMGHPLGATGAMILGTLIDELERRDQRYGLATLCVGGGMGVATVIERL
- a CDS encoding ScyD/ScyE family protein, whose amino-acid sequence is MNTRTLSTRVIPSALGVLALAGSTVAAADADQSPPDQAKMAKHKVIADELDNPRQLSLTPGGKLLVAQAGHGSYDPANCIGEGEEAQCVGATGKITVIDSGDRWNPIAHLLSAAGPDGTFAVGSDGASKRRGGPYYAIITYAPPDLMPEGVPGEQAGKLIAKKPGGKAHVVADISKYEENHDPDGEGVESNPYSVLAQKKRVLVADAAGDTVYQVRKGKVRVFHKMKEYGKKVDAVPTSLATDARTGNILVGELHSEMPGKAKVWSLKQNGKVARTWKGFTTVTGVARAKNGTLYVSELFGGTCGFEDIPTCFPGRVVRVLPNGKRKAYAVPFPAGVVVKHGKPYVAAFSIAPSTGAMGNPNWNGQIWRLNQR
- a CDS encoding NAD(P)/FAD-dependent oxidoreductase, producing MMSELGRNGATPRRVAVVGGGMVGLSTAWFLQDRGVEVTVYERDHVAAGSSWGNAGWLTPALTVPLPEPSVLTYGVKAVLSPSSPVYVPVSADPGLLRFLSGFTRASTARRWRRSLRAYAPVSRRALESFDLLAKAGVDSPTRETEAFLACFTDAKAREHLVHELDEVRASGQDVAYDLLNGDEARRITPALSERVGAAVRLRGQRFINPPEYVAALAASVRERGGTILEGTGVDEIRDDRDGVVLDLGGGRTERHDAVVAATGTWLGKLARPFGVRKVVQAGRGYSFTVPADVLPENPVYLPDQRVACTPLGDRLRVAGMMEFRRPDVPIDPRRIEAIVEAARPMFGPGVDFDDRRSEWVGSRPCTADGLPLIGPTRSPRVYAAGGHGMWGIVLGPLTGQLIAEAITSGRTPAELTPFDPLR
- a CDS encoding 3-hydroxyacyl-CoA dehydrogenase NAD-binding domain-containing protein — protein: MTETTTTAEAVRYELDADGIATLTLDDPAQRANTMNAAYVASMGRAVDQLSSDRERIKGVVITSAKKTFFAGGDLHTMIQATPDNAQSVFEEVETVKRQLRTIETIGKPVVAALNGTALGGGLEIALACHRRIAVNDGKSLFGLPEVTLGLLPGGGGVTRTVRMFGLQEALMNVLLQGPQMKPERALKAGLVDELVDDADALVPAARAWIDANTDNADAATQPWDREGYKLPGGTPSSPKLAQFLPAFPSTLRKQTKGAPYTAPRNIMSAAVEGAQVDFDTATRIESRYLVDLITKQTFKNMTQAFFFDLQAINAGGSRPEGIEQTKATKLAVLGAGMMGAGIAYVSAKVGIDVMLKDVSVEAAEKGKAYSTKLLDKQVEKGRMTQEKRDEILARITPTADYADLEGCDFVVEAVFESVDLKHQVFAELEPIVKPDALLGSNTSTLPITELATGVKRPDDFIGIHFFSPVDKMPLVEIIAGERTGDEAIARAIDFAKQIKKTPIVVNDSRGFFTSRVFGTLVMEGAAMLGEGVNPVTIERAATLKGFPAPPLAMIDEVALTLTQKINGEAKAAAEAEGFAFGDHPAMKVIDTLVGEFDRKGKAAGAGFYEYPAEGKKYLWPGLWDSFVRDDVEMSLADIQERMTFIMAIETVRCLEEGVLRTVADANIGSIMGIGFPPNYGGALQYIDGYVGGAAGFVERAVEFEKAYGERFAPPTLLLEKAEKRETFAQ
- a CDS encoding pirin family protein → MSNLERDPAESLCVADSSTGPTLDVLPGRLVPLSPRRPLEQGSDGSDHARDETIVNRMLPQRHRRMVGAWCFVDHYGPDDISTTRGMQVPPHPHSGLQTVSWLYEGAVHHQDSRGSDQLISPGELGLMTSGRAISHSEASPQDRPRLLHGMQLWVALPDGSRSGEPGWEHHRDLPAGEIGDARVRVLLGSLADIESQARTYTPIVGAEVRLDGETSLPLRDEFEYAVVVASGAVEIDGTRVAPGSLAYLGLGRTELTASGSAVFLLLGGEPFDEELVMWWNFIGRSHAEIESMRKSWMETSDYGVVDSFGGERMPAPPLPQVSLRPRGRQG